One Aulosira sp. FACHB-615 genomic window carries:
- a CDS encoding ABC transporter ATP-binding protein has protein sequence MAIASLTDSLVPNPVPKSAIIRLENIFKTYGSGETEVKALNNVNLTINEGEYCSIMGPSGSGKSTAMNIIGCLDRPTDGHYYLDNVDVAQMDDKALAHIRNKKLGFVFQQFHLLPQLTALENVMLPMAYANVNPTERRDRAVVALTRVGLEKRLNNKPNQLSGGQQQRVAIARAIVNRPVVLLADEPTGALDSRTTQEVLDIFTELNASGITVVMVTHEPDVARQTQRIVWFRDGEIIHSHLTPNDLTHLAG, from the coding sequence ATGGCAATTGCTTCTCTTACCGATTCTCTAGTTCCTAACCCTGTACCAAAATCGGCAATCATTCGTTTAGAAAATATCTTTAAAACCTACGGTAGTGGCGAAACTGAAGTCAAAGCACTGAACAATGTCAACTTGACCATCAACGAGGGCGAGTATTGTTCAATTATGGGGCCTTCTGGTTCAGGTAAATCCACAGCCATGAATATTATCGGCTGTTTAGACCGCCCCACAGACGGACATTACTATTTAGATAACGTTGATGTTGCCCAAATGGATGATAAAGCTTTGGCACATATCCGCAACAAAAAATTGGGGTTTGTCTTTCAACAATTCCATCTATTACCCCAACTGACAGCCTTAGAAAACGTGATGTTGCCAATGGCTTATGCTAATGTTAACCCCACAGAAAGACGCGATCGCGCCGTTGTCGCCTTAACCAGAGTTGGTTTAGAAAAGCGCCTAAACAACAAACCAAATCAACTCTCAGGGGGACAACAACAAAGAGTAGCGATCGCTCGTGCTATTGTCAACCGTCCCGTCGTTCTCCTCGCCGATGAACCCACAGGCGCACTTGACTCTCGCACCACCCAAGAGGTACTAGACATTTTCACCGAATTAAACGCCAGTGGGATCACCGTAGTCATGGTAACTCACGAACCAGATGTCGCCCGACAAACTCAGCGCATTGTTTGGTTCCGCGATGGTGAAATCATACACTCTCATCTCACACCCAATGATTTGACTCACTTGGCTGGTTAG
- a CDS encoding orange carotenoid protein N-terminal domain-containing protein, producing the protein MTANYENNATQALSNATQSVVKAFNKLDTDAKLAWFYLVYENMGDSITPAAPAAAEPELAPLLLNDYLQLSEEAQLNVMRDIVNRKDTEYSRAYGALKENNQLLVWYVWAVAMGDTVVDFPDDYETGNAINDLLSQIEGLDFEAQMSVFRTIAGEMGYSDVQPIETQAETGKTSSL; encoded by the coding sequence ATGACTGCAAATTACGAAAATAACGCTACTCAAGCATTAAGCAACGCAACCCAAAGTGTGGTAAAAGCTTTTAATAAGTTAGATACTGATGCTAAATTAGCATGGTTTTATCTGGTTTATGAAAACATGGGTGACTCTATTACTCCTGCGGCTCCGGCTGCTGCTGAACCAGAATTAGCACCGCTTTTATTAAATGATTATTTACAACTTTCTGAGGAAGCACAATTAAATGTAATGCGGGATATAGTTAACCGCAAAGACACCGAATATTCCCGCGCCTATGGTGCATTAAAAGAAAATAATCAATTATTAGTTTGGTATGTTTGGGCAGTAGCAATGGGTGATACAGTAGTTGATTTTCCTGATGATTACGAAACTGGTAATGCAATTAATGATTTGCTGTCTCAAATTGAAGGATTAGATTTTGAAGCACAAATGTCAGTTTTTAGAACCATAGCGGGTGAAATGGGCTACAGTGATGTCCAACCCATTGAAACACAAGCAGAAACTGGTAAAACTTCCAGTCTGTAA
- a CDS encoding HAD-IA family hydrolase yields MTQKVIVFDFDGTIADTVDALVGIANRLATEFGYKQITPEQLAHLRNLTSREIIKYSGVSLLKIPFLLRKVKSELKNKIHEFQPIPGIKEALTELKDHGYQLGIITSNSKENVTAFLNNHELDNLFDFIYSGVTIFGKTTIINNLLKQKQLSTQAVIYVGDETRDIEASKKANIKVVAVTWGFNSPEVLLKQKPDFLINHPSELLDVIQNCC; encoded by the coding sequence ATGACTCAGAAAGTAATCGTTTTTGATTTTGATGGCACAATTGCAGATACAGTAGATGCTCTTGTTGGTATTGCCAATCGTTTAGCGACAGAATTTGGTTATAAACAAATCACTCCTGAACAACTCGCTCATTTGAGAAATTTAACTTCTAGAGAAATTATTAAATACTCAGGCGTATCTCTCCTAAAGATTCCGTTTCTCCTCAGAAAAGTTAAATCAGAACTCAAGAATAAAATTCACGAATTTCAGCCAATTCCTGGAATTAAAGAAGCACTCACAGAACTGAAAGATCATGGTTATCAGTTAGGAATTATCACATCTAACTCTAAAGAAAATGTTACAGCTTTTCTGAATAACCACGAATTAGATAACCTATTTGATTTCATTTATTCTGGAGTCACAATTTTTGGCAAAACAACCATCATCAATAATTTATTAAAGCAAAAACAACTCTCAACTCAAGCTGTAATTTACGTTGGTGATGAAACTAGAGATATCGAAGCATCCAAAAAAGCCAATATTAAGGTAGTGGCTGTCACTTGGGGGTTTAACTCTCCAGAAGTCTTATTAAAGCAAAAACCTGACTTTTTAATCAATCATCCTAGCGAACTGCTAGATGTTATTCAAAATTGTTGTTAA
- the queG gene encoding tRNA epoxyqueuosine(34) reductase QueG: protein MNQNSVTSQAVKEKAVELGFHKVGIAAVEGVDHTEVQRLQAWIALGYHADMEWMDNPKRQDIRLVMSEARSLVCVALNYYTPHQRPEGEEYAKISRYGWGRDYHKVMHKKLKQLNSWLESLGEGVKARYYADTGPVQDKVWAQKAGIGWIAKNGNVITREYGSWVFLGEIVTNLELECDRPHTQHCGSCTRCLTACPTGAITQPFVVDANRCIAYHTIENRGEKLPEAIAPHLQGWVAGCDICQDVCPWNQRFAQTTDVADFQPYPGNIAPKLIELAKISDEEWDQQFPASALRRIKPEMLRRNARANLDASRQNNDSESNRF from the coding sequence ATGAATCAAAATTCTGTAACTAGCCAAGCAGTCAAAGAAAAAGCTGTAGAATTAGGCTTCCACAAAGTGGGAATTGCTGCTGTAGAAGGGGTAGATCATACAGAAGTTCAAAGACTGCAAGCATGGATAGCACTGGGTTATCACGCTGATATGGAGTGGATGGATAATCCCAAGCGGCAAGATATTCGTTTAGTGATGTCAGAAGCGCGATCGCTTGTGTGTGTGGCACTGAATTATTACACTCCACATCAACGCCCCGAAGGTGAAGAATACGCCAAAATATCTCGCTACGGTTGGGGACGAGACTATCACAAAGTAATGCACAAGAAACTCAAGCAGCTAAATAGCTGGTTAGAATCTCTGGGTGAAGGTGTAAAAGCCAGGTACTATGCAGATACTGGCCCTGTGCAGGATAAAGTCTGGGCGCAAAAAGCAGGAATTGGCTGGATTGCTAAAAATGGGAATGTGATTACCAGAGAGTATGGCTCTTGGGTATTTTTGGGGGAAATTGTGACCAACTTAGAACTAGAATGCGATCGCCCCCATACACAACATTGCGGTAGCTGTACTCGTTGTTTAACAGCTTGTCCCACTGGTGCAATTACGCAACCATTTGTAGTAGATGCTAATCGCTGTATTGCGTATCATACAATAGAAAATCGGGGGGAAAAATTACCAGAGGCGATCGCACCACACTTGCAAGGCTGGGTTGCAGGTTGTGATATTTGCCAAGATGTTTGTCCTTGGAATCAGCGATTTGCCCAGACAACCGACGTGGCAGATTTTCAACCTTATCCTGGGAATATCGCGCCCAAGCTGATAGAATTAGCAAAAATCTCAGATGAGGAGTGGGATCAACAATTTCCGGCATCAGCGTTGCGGCGGATTAAGCCAGAAATGTTAAGACGGAATGCCCGTGCTAATCTTGACGCATCTAGGCAAAATAATGACTCAGAAAGTAATCGTTTTTGA
- a CDS encoding orange carotenoid protein N-terminal domain-containing protein, with protein sequence MTFTSDSASTRFSNAVNYSIQAVDAVTSTITVFQNLSVDDQLAVLWYAYTEMGRSITPAATGAARLQLAEGLLNQIKQISHTEQLNFMRDLVAKKNTALTRSYGILSNNTKLAFWYELSELMVKGFVVPVPSDYKLSRDGGQVLEAIKELDFGQQITVLRKVVTEMGVDPLAD encoded by the coding sequence ATGACATTCACTTCTGATTCAGCTTCAACCCGCTTCTCCAATGCTGTTAACTACAGCATCCAGGCTGTTGATGCCGTGACTTCCACCATTACCGTATTTCAAAACCTAAGTGTGGATGACCAACTAGCAGTGCTGTGGTATGCTTACACAGAAATGGGACGTTCTATTACACCAGCAGCTACAGGTGCAGCTCGTTTACAGTTAGCTGAAGGTCTACTGAATCAAATCAAGCAGATTTCCCACACAGAGCAACTAAACTTTATGCGTGACTTGGTTGCCAAGAAAAATACTGCCCTCACTCGCTCTTATGGTATTTTGAGCAATAACACCAAGTTAGCTTTTTGGTATGAATTGTCAGAGTTAATGGTCAAGGGTTTTGTTGTACCAGTACCAAGCGACTACAAGCTTTCTCGTGATGGTGGACAAGTATTAGAAGCAATCAAAGAATTAGATTTTGGTCAACAAATTACTGTTCTTCGCAAAGTAGTTACTGAAATGGGTGTTGACCCTTTAGCTGACTAA
- a CDS encoding nuclear transport factor 2 family protein, with translation MKTAESISAIQIAGITEPCILDYFASLNAGQFQQTAALFSEDGVMYPPFESGIVGKDAIAAYLQQEAQGLQAYPREGIIENIENNHIQVQVTGKAQTSWCGVNVIWLFILNQQRQITYTKIKLLASPQELLALQPQNRG, from the coding sequence ATGAAAACTGCTGAATCTATAAGTGCAATTCAAATTGCAGGAATTACAGAACCTTGCATCTTAGATTATTTTGCCAGTCTCAATGCGGGTCAATTTCAACAAACAGCCGCACTGTTTTCTGAAGATGGTGTGATGTATCCGCCTTTTGAGTCTGGTATTGTGGGGAAAGATGCGATCGCAGCTTATTTACAACAAGAAGCCCAAGGACTTCAAGCCTATCCCCGTGAAGGAATTATTGAAAATATAGAAAATAACCACATCCAAGTTCAAGTAACAGGTAAAGCTCAAACCTCTTGGTGTGGTGTAAATGTTATCTGGCTATTTATCTTGAACCAACAACGGCAAATTACTTATACCAAAATCAAACTCTTAGCTTCTCCCCAAGAATTATTAGCGTTACAGCCACAAAATAGGGGTTAG